CGATGAATTCACAGAACGAAGAGTCTACACTCAATCGATTGCGACCACATATGAGAAAGTCACAACAAAACTCCCGCTAAATGCAAAACCCTCAAGAGAACACTTGCTCGGAACGACGAAGGCCGGGCAGGATCTCTTTTCTCAGATGGTTTACGGAACGAGAATCACACTTTCCGTAGGGCTTGTAACAGGACTGTTCACTACTGCTCTCGCCCTCACACTCGCGCTTGTGGCCGGGTATTTCGGGGGCATTGTGGATGACATCATCTCTCTGTTTACAAACGTCTTCCTTGTCATCCCGAGCCTCCCGCTGATGATAGTCATTGCCGCGTATATAACGGTCAGGGGAGTTATTCCAATCGTCCTTATACTTGGACTCACAAGCTGGCCCTGGCCTACAAGGATACTCCGCTCCCAAGTTGTCAGTCTTAAGAACAGGGATTTCGTCAGGGTGTCAAGAGTCCTTGGTGAGAAGCCCCTCTACATAGTTTTCAGGGAGATTCTGCCCA
The genomic region above belongs to Mesotoga infera and contains:
- a CDS encoding ABC transporter permease — protein: DEFTERRVYTQSIATTYEKVTTKLPLNAKPSREHLLGTTKAGQDLFSQMVYGTRITLSVGLVTGLFTTALALTLALVAGYFGGIVDDIISLFTNVFLVIPSLPLMIVIAAYITVRGVIPIVLILGLTSWPWPTRILRSQVVSLKNRDFVRVSRVLGEKPLYIVFREILPNMISLVMASFFTSTMAAIMGEATLEFLGLGNVSIVSWGTILYWAQNSGALLSGAWWWFLPPGICIALIGTSFALMNFAIDEISNPKLRKR